A stretch of DNA from Oryzomicrobium terrae:
GGCTGCCCACGGCACCGTCATCGGCCGACTGCTGCGCCTCCCCAGTTTTTGATCGTGCCCCGTCCGCTCAGCCCTGGTGCTCGTCCCTTCGAGGGATGCGGCCAAGCACGACGATAGGCGTGGGCCGCGATTCTGTCATGACTTTGGCTTATCTCCGGACGCCTCGGCGAGCAATCCGTGAAGTAATTGGGAAATCTCGTCCGGGGAACCCATCGGGCGGATGGCGGCGTACAGTGCCTCGGCCTCGGGCCAGGTACGGCGGAAGTAGCTCAGGATCAGCTTCAGGCGCCCCGGCGCGTGGCAGGCCAGGACCCGGGTATGCACCTTGTGCCAGTAGGCGACGAGGTGCGGCAGCAGGGCCTGCCATTCCCGGGACGACGGGGTTTCGTCCATCTGCCCCTTGATGCGCTGGGCCAGGTAGGGGTCGGCTACGGCGCCGCGCCCGATCATCACGTCGGCGCAACCGCTGACCGCCCGGCAGCGCCGCCAGTCGGCCACGGTCCATACCTCGCCGTTGGCGGTGACGGGCACGGGTACCGCATCGGCGATGCGGGCGATCCACTCCCAATGGGCCGGCGGCCGGTAGCCGTCATCCTTGGTGCGGGCATGGACCACCAGGGCGGCGGC
This window harbors:
- a CDS encoding tRNA dihydrouridine synthase — translated: MEGLADYVLRDVLTGIGGYDGAVSEFVRVSGSLLPTRTYERMCPEVANGCHTPAGTPMVIQLLGSDPDWLGANAAKASALSPHGLDLNFGCPAKTVNRHGGGAMLLADPELLNRIVRAVRTAVPEEIPVTAKMRLGISDTSRAIDCAQALSDGGAAALVVHARTKDDGYRPPAHWEWIARIADAVPVPVTANGEVWTVADWRRCRAVSGCADVMIGRGAVADPYLAQRIKGQMDETPSSREWQALLPHLVAYWHKVHTRVLACHAPGRLKLILSYFRRTWPEAEALYAAIRPMGSPDEISQLLHGLLAEASGDKPKS